The DNA sequence AAGCAAGTTGCGAGCGGTCGCTTCGGCGTGACTGCCAGCTACCTGGCGAACGCGGACGATCTACAAATCAAGATGGCTCAAGGTGCGAAGCCCGGCGAAGGCGGCGAGCTTCCTGGTTACAAAGTCACCGCGGAGATCGCTGCGACCAGGCACTCCGTACCGGGAGTCGGTTTAatctcgccgccgccgcatcACGATATCTACTCGATCGAGGACCTAGCTGAATTGATTTACGACCTCAAGTGCGCTAATCCGAACGCCCGCATCTCCGTTAAACTCGTATCCGAGGTGGGAGTGGGCGTCGTCGCCGCCGGCGTCGCCAAGGGTAAGGCCGAACACGTGGTGATCTCTGGCCACGACGGCGGCACCGGCGCCAGCAGCTGGACCGGAATCAAATCCGCCGGTCTGCCCTGGGAGTTGGGCATCGCCGAGACGCACCAGGTGCTGACCCTGAACAACCTACGGTCGCGCATGATCGTCCAGGCGGACGGCCAGATGCGCACGGGCTTCGACATCGTGGTGGCCGCGTTACTCGGCGCGGACGAATTCGGCTTCAGCACCGCCCCGCTGATCGCGATGGGTTGCACAATGATGAGGAAGTGCCACCTGAATACCTGCCCAGTGGGCATCGCTACGCAAGACCCGGTGCTGCGAAAGAAGTTCGAGGGCAAGCCAGAGCACGTggtgaatttcttttttgcgcTTGCCGAAGAGGTGCGCTCGCATATGGCTTACCTAGGTATCCGCAAGTTTCAAGATTTAATCGGACGCACCGACCTCCTCAAAGTGCGAAGCGACATTTCCGTCGAGAAAGCCAAAACCTTGAACCTCGCCAATGTTCTGCGAAACGCCCTCGACTTGAGACCCGGCGTGAACATCAGAGGCGGCACCGTTAAGCAGGATTTCCAATTAGAAAATCGACTCGATAATAAACTAATCAAACTAGCCGAGCCCGTTTTAAACGGAGCGCAAACGCGGGCAGATATCGAGATGATTATTAACAACGAATGTAGAGCGTTCGGGTCGACGTTAAGTTATTACGTGGCTAAACGATTTGGAGAGGACGGGCTGCCCGAGCACAGCATCAATATCGCGATGAAAGGCTCGGCGGGACAAAGTTTCTGCGCTTTTATGACGAAAGGAATTCACGTTACTCTCGAGGGCGACGCTAACGACTACGTTGGCAAGGGTCTCTGCGGAGGTGAGATCGTTATATACCCGCCGAAGGATTCGGAATTCAACTCGGAGGCGAACGTGATCGTTGGGAACGTCTGCCTTTACGGGGCCACTTCCGGGAAAGCCTACTTCCGCGGCATTGCTGCCGAGAGGTTCAGCGTGCGCAACAGCGGGGCTATCGTTGTGGTGGAAGGTGTGGGTGATCACGGTTGCGAATATATGACCGGTGGCTGTGCCTTGATACTGGGTCTTACCGGCAGAAACTTCGCGGCCGGGATGTCCGGCGGAATCGCGTACGTCTTGGACGTCGACGGGTCTTTCAAGAGCAAATGTAACCCTGAAATGGTGGAGCTACTGCCGCTTACCAAGCCGGAAGAGATCGCCTACGTGAAGCAGCTGCTGGAAGAATTTATCGAAAAGACCGGCTCGTTGATCGCGCAGGATTTGCTTGCCACGTGGCCGGAGCCGACGACGCGATTCGTCAAAGTCTTCCCTTACGAATACCAGCGAGCTCTCAAACAGCTGGAAGAATCGAAGCAGCAACAAACTACCAACGTGGTAAACGGTAACGCTCAGATAACGAATGgcaaaattaaagatatcGAGGACTCGATAGAAGATGCGGAAATGGCACAGCGGAAGCTCGACAAGATTAAGGGCTTTATGAAGTACTCTAGGCAGAAGGTCATGTACAGACCGGCCGAAAAGCGCTTAGAAGACTGGGACGAGATATACAATTTCCAAGGCGTTAGAAAGACGCTACGAGTGCAAGCTGCGAGGTGCATGGAGTGCGGCGTGCCATTTTGCCAGAGCAGCCACGGCTGCCCATTGGGCAACATTATTCCTAAGTGGAACGATCTCGTGTTCCATCAAAACTGGAAAGAGGCCTTGAATCAATTGCTACAAACTAATAACTTCCCCGGTAAgtcaagaataattaatttgcaaaaatattttatattaaatacgaattctcttttagtaataaatttcatttaactgcgaatttgattttcttttctacatacaataaactatataaataatttttatttcaattattttattttaataataaattttaatatttttttaatttaataataatataaataaaaatataattataataataatttaataataaatttttaaaataaaataataaattatttttgataataaaaagagattggataaatttttcgaaattaaattattccagAGTTCACCGGAAGAGTTTGCCCCGCGCCCTGCGAAGGTGCATGCGTCCTAGGTATCTCCGAACCGCCcgtaacaattaaaaacatcGAGTGCGCTATAATCGATCACGCGTTCGAACAAGGCTGGATCGTGCCTCACCCACCGGCCAGAAGAACCGGACGATTGGTAGCTATAATCGGATCCGGTCCCGCAGGATTAGCTGCCGCTCATCAACTAAACAAAGCGGGCCATACGGTAACAGTATTCGAGAGAAACGACAGAATCGGTGGACTGCTGCAGTACGGCATACCGACGATGAAACTATCAAAGCAAGTCGTACAGAGAAGAGTTTCTTTACTCGCCGCGGaaggaattattttcaagacAAACGTCGACGTggggaaaaatattacaatgcaGGTAAACTAgcgcgacaattttttttctacaatataTATCGTCATTATAAATGtgtggaagagaaagaaaaaattttctgatCCCCGCAtaacgtttatattatttcaggAACTTCAAGAACAGTACGACGCGGTATTATTATGTACGGGAGCGACGTGGCCACGAGATCTACCGATTCCTGGTCGACAGTTGGAGGGAATACACTTTGCTGTGAGCTTTTTGGAGCATTGGCAAAAGAAACAAATGGGTAACGCGGCGCCTTTAGATATGCGGCTGATAGCCAAGGGCAAAGATGTCGTCATCATAGGCGGCGGTGACACTGGGTGCGATTGTATAGCAACCTCGTTGCGTCAAGGCGCGAAGACGATTACGACCTTTGAAATCTTGCCCGAGCCGCCGGCCCAGAGAGGCAAGGATAACCCGTGGCCTCAATTCCCACGAGTGTTCAAAGTTGACTACGGTCATGAGGAAGTGTCCCTAAAATTCGGTCGAGATCCACGTAGATACAGCACGCTGAGCAAGGAGTTCCTGGACGACGGGAAGGGTCATGTATGCGGCATCAAAACGGTGACTGTGGAATGGCGAAAGGACGATAATGGTCGGTGGAAAATGGAGGAAGTGCCAAACTCGGAGAAGGTGTACAAGTGCGACCTAGTGCTACTCGCCATGGGTTTTCTCGGGCCCGAGAAATACATCGCCACGGAAGTGAACGCTGAATTAGACGAAAGGGGAAACTATAAGACTCCGATTGGAAAATATCGTACAAATTTGCCCAACATTTACGCGGCAGGCGGTtagtatattaatatctaaattaaacgttaaatgtctaataaaaagtttttgtttttctttaaaaaaaaatttttttttctctaatttaaTCTTTTGACTTTATCGtacatatttttgttaattagaTTGTAGACGTGGACAGTCTCTCGTAGTGTGGGCGATTGCAGAAGGCAGATTGGCCGCGAAGGAAATTGATTTGGCCTTGATGGGAGAAACCGGCCTTCCCGGAAGCGGTGGTGTCATAATTGGCGTTAGCGCTTAAGGACCTCTCGATGGATGTTGGTCTTCCAATTAAAATGAGAAAGGAGCCACCGTGCACGCGTACCGCGAGGAAAAAGTCGTATCGACTATCAGGAGGCAAGGAGGAAAGTCCTTGAAGGTTCAAGGGTGGAAAGCTGTATGATTTGAGGATTCGAAAGTTCCAAGGAGACACAGCCTAGAATTATAGAATTCGGAAAATCTAAGAGTCTGAAGGATGTCAATATTCAGAATGAACTTCAAACAAttcaataatttgttaatcCTAAGACGTGTGCGAAGATCGAAGAAAAACTCTCTTAGGACTTAAACGAATGACTCTAAAATTTCAAGCATTAAACGTCTAAAGACCAGCAATTTCGTGCAATTGAATTTTACGATATCTACGAATTAGATCTTAGGGTTCAAAAgttcaaataattaagaatttaacaGCGAGAGTATTACAGAAGCGAAATCTGGCTTTTTCGCAGATGCAAAAGAATTGAAGAATCGAAAGAGCTAACAATTTAAGGTATcgttaaagaattaaagaaaaagattgcgATAACCTAACTCAAAATTGCAAGAATTTAGGACACTGTTCGAgagtttttgaaaatataagaATTTATGATACAGAAATTTTATCTGAgaaagctgaaaaaaaatattatattccaaatattttttaatcaaatttattagtCGTGCGACGAAAATAATTCATTCTAAAGTGAACCACCTAATAATTTCCTTATCCGGAGGCACAACAGCTCTGAAAACTAAAGGTTGCTACTTTTAAGGGCTACgacaaaatgaaaaattggAGAAACTGACGAGTTTCGAGTATTGTAAGTCTAAGCGATTAGAAGCGATTCGAGAATTTAAGGATCTAAGGATTCTCAGACTTCGATCTGGGATGTGATATAATCAAGTGAGAAAGCGAGACACGAAGTAAGATAAGTTTTTGCGACGCGAATCTCGCCGTGTCGTAGCGACGGCAGGCGTAATTTCTCCGTAACATAGTGGAGTCGTCTAAGCATCTTGTTCGTCCAATTAGAATTACTCATAACGCGAGAGAATTAGAGCTTCGAACGTAGAGAAATGAACAAGCTGGTGGCAGGATCTATGTAATCCACGCGTGGATTTCTATCAAACGGTATACTTTGCcaattggaaataattttcaacactCGATCGcaaatctattattttaaaaacaaacaaaaaaaaaaaaaaaaagaaagaaaaaagaaaaagaaaaaaaagaaagaaagggatgTTTCAACAGAGAGTTGTCTACGAAGTATACCTATGCAATACGTTCTTTAACTTTTCGAAGTGAATATTGAAAACGCaaagatattttcaattatcttTACGATACAATTTAGGTACTTAAAATATGATTACCAATTTATTCCTTTATAGGGCAAAACATTCGACTGTAATTACTAATGAAACTTATGTGTAAGTACAAAAGAGTATCCGTATGTCACCATTTTCGTTctacttttcgttttaaaatagCATTTAAGGATGTAAACGTGAAACAGATCGTAAAGGCggttgcgaaataaaaataatattcatgcATTATCATCTTTGTTTCTCTGAATCTCATTTTATTAGCGAATAAACTCGGTGCATAAAAAGTTAAGATGTTACGTGCACG is a window from the Cardiocondyla obscurior isolate alpha-2009 linkage group LG01, Cobs3.1, whole genome shotgun sequence genome containing:
- the LOC139113719 gene encoding uncharacterized protein, with amino-acid sequence MTSEPWTLPPKQGLYDPTLEREACGVGFIVAIDGKRSHKIVRDAQTLSARMNHRGACACDNDTGDGAGVLCAIPHEYYANEIRAQQKIDLPEFGRYATGILFLDKKTHKEAEAAFEKLAKECSLNVLCWRTVPTDSTQIGQVAKKCEPYMRQVFVTGEQDAETLKRQIFVLRKRSSHTIPRPELRCYICSLSLKTIVYKGQLTADQLWLYFTDLKSPKFETYLALVHTRFSTNTFPSWERAHPLRLLAHNGEINTLRGNVNFMKAREGVMSSQIYGDQLKQLYPVVEPNLSDSGSADCVLEFLVMAGQRSLPEAVMTMVPEAWQNDLTMATEKRDFYHWAACAMEPWDGPALLTFTDGRYVGAILDRNGLRPSRFYVTKDNMMVMASEVGVYDTPPSNVVLKSRLKPGRMLLVDTEEKRIIQDVELKLQIARSRPHSKWLKEQITMDEMRAAYVRNSNVGDVIENGLSTETAIVKKNAINSESEVSAVNRVWSGDKRLSLYGYTLETINLLLLPMVQTKKEALGSMGNDAPLACLSEFQPLLYDYFKQLFAQVTNPPIDPFREKIVMSMLCPIGPESNILEPNELQVHRLFLPQPILSLGDLEVLKNTTHRNWRTKVIDITYPVEDGPAGLVKTLDRVNNEANAAAKAGYQLLVLSDRQGGPTRVPVSSLLALGAVHHNLIEERQRMKVGLILETAEAREVHHICVLLGYGADAICPYLVFEMAKNLRADHVFDETFTDDIIFKNYAEAMERGIAKVMAKMGISTLQSYKGAQIFEAVGLADEVIDKCFKGTHSRIGGVTFDILGKEAFERHQITYWDKPMDMLVIRNPGIYHWRSGGEKHINDPASIASLQEYVVSKNNSAYENYRRTTMEVVKACTLRGQLELKKSRDPIPVADVEPASEIVKRFATGAMSFGSISLEAHSTLAIAMNRIGGKSNTGEGGENADRYLNQDPEFSKRSSIKQVASGRFGVTASYLANADDLQIKMAQGAKPGEGGELPGYKVTAEIAATRHSVPGVGLISPPPHHDIYSIEDLAELIYDLKCANPNARISVKLVSEVGVGVVAAGVAKGKAEHVVISGHDGGTGASSWTGIKSAGLPWELGIAETHQVLTLNNLRSRMIVQADGQMRTGFDIVVAALLGADEFGFSTAPLIAMGCTMMRKCHLNTCPVGIATQDPVLRKKFEGKPEHVVNFFFALAEEVRSHMAYLGIRKFQDLIGRTDLLKVRSDISVEKAKTLNLANVLRNALDLRPGVNIRGGTVKQDFQLENRLDNKLIKLAEPVLNGAQTRADIEMIINNECRAFGSTLSYYVAKRFGEDGLPEHSINIAMKGSAGQSFCAFMTKGIHVTLEGDANDYVGKGLCGGEIVIYPPKDSEFNSEANVIVGNVCLYGATSGKAYFRGIAAERFSVRNSGAIVVVEGVGDHGCEYMTGGCALILGLTGRNFAAGMSGGIAYVLDVDGSFKSKCNPEMVELLPLTKPEEIAYVKQLLEEFIEKTGSLIAQDLLATWPEPTTRFVKVFPYEYQRALKQLEESKQQQTTNVVNGNAQITNGKIKDIEDSIEDAEMAQRKLDKIKGFMKYSRQKVMYRPAEKRLEDWDEIYNFQGVRKTLRVQAARCMECGVPFCQSSHGCPLGNIIPKWNDLVFHQNWKEALNQLLQTNNFPEFTGRVCPAPCEGACVLGISEPPVTIKNIECAIIDHAFEQGWIVPHPPARRTGRLVAIIGSGPAGLAAAHQLNKAGHTVTVFERNDRIGGLLQYGIPTMKLSKQVVQRRVSLLAAEGIIFKTNVDVGKNITMQELQEQYDAVLLCTGATWPRDLPIPGRQLEGIHFAVSFLEHWQKKQMGNAAPLDMRLIAKGKDVVIIGGGDTGCDCIATSLRQGAKTITTFEILPEPPAQRGKDNPWPQFPRVFKVDYGHEEVSLKFGRDPRRYSTLSKEFLDDGKGHVCGIKTVTVEWRKDDNGRWKMEEVPNSEKVYKCDLVLLAMGFLGPEKYIATEVNAELDERGNYKTPIGKYRTNLPNIYAAGDCRRGQSLVVWAIAEGRLAAKEIDLALMGETGLPGSGGVIIGVSA